The sequence CGACGAACTCGTCAATAGTATTGATATAGCAACGAAGCGCTAACTTCAGTTCCTTTGATTGATGAAAGTTTACTACAGCTTACTGAATATTGTTAAGGCCAAAGGTAGTTATTTCAGGCACGCTACCGCCCTTGGGTTACGGCCCCCAAATCGCCTTAACAAATTGAATTTTATATATTTAGGCCCACTATCCTGAGCAATTGCGCGCAACCAACTCATTGTGACCGCGCGCATTCTACAACAAACCCGTCGCCGTATACCAATCGATGTCAAATTATATGACAGTTGATTTATCGGCTAAGCGCATCAAGTTCTTACCATTTCATTGTTTCTGCAGATGAATATTCTCAACGGATACCCGTTGCTGTTTACCAAGCAGATCAATCAGCACAAATGCCCGTTGTTCACCATCTTCGAGCTGATACAGCGCATCCAACCCTTTCAAGCTGCCATCAGTGATAACCATTTTGTCGCCGGACTGCGGCGCGCTGGCATCGATCTGCGCAACCATTTCCCCGCAACGTTGTTTTATTTCATCAATTAACAGGTCTGGCACGCTCGACAAATGGTTACCAAAACGGACGACAGCACTGACTCCGCGTGTCGATTGGATCGTTGTTAGCGCAATGAGCTGAGGGTTGAAACGAGCGAAAATATAACCGGGGAAGAGTGCTTCAGAAACTACGGTGCGTTTACCGCGGGAGATTTTAGTTACGGTGATTTTAGGGAAATAGGCCTCAACGAGCTGCAACTCTAGGTTGTCAACAGCACGCTGCTCTTGCCGAGCTTTTACCTTTAGCAGAAACCAATTTTCCATCTGAACAGACGACAAACAAAACTCC comes from Corallincola holothuriorum and encodes:
- the rfaH gene encoding transcription/translation regulatory transformer protein RfaH, which encodes MSSVQMENWFLLKVKARQEQRAVDNLELQLVEAYFPKITVTKISRGKRTVVSEALFPGYIFARFNPQLIALTTIQSTRGVSAVVRFGNHLSSVPDLLIDEIKQRCGEMVAQIDASAPQSGDKMVITDGSLKGLDALYQLEDGEQRAFVLIDLLGKQQRVSVENIHLQKQ